A DNA window from Helianthus annuus cultivar XRQ/B chromosome 15, HanXRQr2.0-SUNRISE, whole genome shotgun sequence contains the following coding sequences:
- the LOC110914770 gene encoding uncharacterized protein LOC110914770 produces MKSSDEQGGHGGERLSVVRLSSLLSNKQPYYQEILQISNSILIKLHTLVFFIKSSNISQRQFLLASAHHFFFDHHHHQVPTLHFLFRREPLSDQPPSQPGSVEQPKAARRSIPNGNSKRKMDPKPVYIHVRARHGQATDSHSLAKRARREKMKKKMQYLQDLVPGSTSVDFNMDNSLPEEHQQIHISQW; encoded by the exons atTATCATCTTTATTGTCTAATAAACAACCATATTATCAAGAGATTCTCCAGATTTCGAATTCAATTCTTATCAAACTTCATACCCTCGTATTTTTCATCAAAAGCTCGAATATTTCTCAACGGCAATTCCTTCTGGCTTCTGCCCACCACTTCTTCtttgaccaccaccaccaccaagtTCCAACTTTACACTTTCTCTTCCGACGTGAGCCACTATCAGATCAGCCACCATCACAACCAG GCTCAGTTGAACAACCCAAAGCAGCTAGGAGAAGCATTCCCAATGGAAATTCGAAGCGTAAGATGGATCCAAAACCTGTTTATATTCATGTGAGGGCTCGTCACGGGCAAGCAACCGATAGTCATAGCTTAGCTAAAAGA GCCAGAAGggagaaaatgaaaaagaaaatgcAATATTTGCAAGATTTGGTTCCAGGTTCCACAAGCGTAGACTTCAATATGGACAATTCATTGCCTGAAGAG CACCAGCAGATACATATTTCCCAGTGGTAG